A DNA window from Maribellus comscasis contains the following coding sequences:
- a CDS encoding cytochrome c oxidase subunit I has product MHTTHAENEANYLKYKGKYKGLLGWILSTDHKRIGLLYLYSIGTMFIVGALLGLAMKFELLAPGKTIMNAQTYNATFTVHGVIMIFMIVVPGLPAVFGNFLMPIMIGAKDVAFPKLNLLSWYLYVAGVFLVLSALLFGSGTPDTGWTFYAPYSFKTGTNLLPAVFGAFVLGFSSILTGLNFLVTIHRLRCPGLKWTKLPLFVWTLYGTAWIQLLATPVVGITLVLIALERVFGVGIFDPALGGDPILYQHLFWIYSHPAVYIMILPAMGAISEIIPTFSQKHVFGYKAIIASTMAIAFVGWLVWGHHMYTAGMSGTAQYYFSLLTFIVAIPSAIKVFNWISTMYKGSINIQTPFYWAVSFIFVFMIGGLSGLVLGALSTNVYVHDTAFVVGHFHYIVFGGTGFSFFAAIHYWFPKIFGRMYDKAWANIGWLVFFIGFLALYTPMFYLGLMGMPRRYYDYLEEFHGGNILSTFGSWILATGLIIIITNLVRSARKGPKTESNPWHGKTLEWSVPSPPPLENFDEIPVIAEDDGPYNYK; this is encoded by the coding sequence ATGCATACAACACATGCTGAAAATGAAGCAAACTACCTGAAGTACAAGGGGAAATACAAAGGTTTGCTGGGGTGGATTTTATCGACCGACCATAAACGAATTGGTTTGCTGTATCTTTATTCCATTGGAACAATGTTTATTGTGGGCGCCTTGCTCGGCTTAGCAATGAAATTTGAATTGCTGGCTCCCGGAAAAACCATTATGAATGCGCAAACTTATAATGCTACGTTTACGGTACACGGTGTGATTATGATTTTTATGATAGTTGTGCCCGGATTGCCTGCGGTTTTTGGTAATTTTCTTATGCCGATTATGATTGGCGCAAAGGACGTGGCATTTCCCAAATTAAATTTATTGTCGTGGTATCTTTATGTGGCAGGCGTATTTTTGGTGCTTTCCGCATTATTATTTGGTTCAGGTACTCCCGATACCGGCTGGACATTTTACGCCCCCTATAGTTTTAAAACGGGGACAAATCTGTTACCTGCGGTTTTTGGTGCTTTTGTGCTCGGTTTTTCATCCATATTAACCGGATTAAACTTTTTGGTTACGATTCATCGATTACGATGTCCGGGATTAAAATGGACAAAACTGCCGCTGTTTGTATGGACACTGTACGGCACCGCGTGGATTCAGTTGCTGGCCACGCCGGTGGTTGGTATTACTTTGGTGCTTATTGCACTGGAAAGAGTGTTTGGTGTTGGTATTTTTGACCCGGCGCTGGGTGGAGATCCAATTCTTTATCAGCATCTTTTCTGGATTTACTCACACCCTGCCGTGTACATTATGATATTACCGGCAATGGGGGCGATTTCAGAAATTATCCCGACATTTTCACAAAAACATGTATTTGGATATAAGGCCATTATCGCCTCAACCATGGCCATCGCATTTGTAGGTTGGCTGGTATGGGGCCATCATATGTATACCGCCGGAATGAGCGGTACGGCACAATACTATTTTTCATTGTTGACATTTATTGTAGCCATTCCCAGTGCGATAAAAGTATTTAACTGGATTTCAACAATGTATAAAGGCTCAATAAATATACAAACGCCATTTTACTGGGCCGTTTCATTCATATTTGTGTTTATGATTGGCGGTTTAAGCGGTTTGGTTTTGGGTGCGCTTTCAACCAATGTGTATGTTCACGACACTGCTTTTGTGGTAGGCCATTTTCATTACATCGTTTTTGGAGGAACCGGGTTTTCATTTTTTGCCGCTATTCATTACTGGTTCCCAAAAATATTTGGCAGAATGTACGACAAAGCGTGGGCAAACATTGGCTGGCTGGTATTTTTTATCGGTTTTCTGGCCCTGTATACCCCAATGTTTTATCTGGGATTGATGGGAATGCCGCGACGCTATTACGATTATCTTGAAGAGTTTCATGGCGGAAATATACTGAGTACTTTTGGATCATGGATTTTGGCAACAGGTCTGATTATTATCATTACCAACCTGGTTCGCTCAGCACGAAAAGGTCCCAAAACTGAAAGTAATCCCTGGCACGGGAAAACACTGGAGTGGTCAGTACCTTCGCCACCACCGCTTGAAAATTTTGATGAAATTCCGGTTATTGCCGAAGACGACGGACCTTACAACTACAAATAA
- a CDS encoding SCO family protein, translating into MRDSKRNFSLAGIFIFLFFGLLKVNGQAVIDPAATDKDVEIGIVEHLDEFLPDSISLINEKGEQVWLSDLIDKPTILNFVYYRCPGICSPLMEAVAGVMDKSDLTPGDEYQVLTISFDPSETIDLGIRKKANYLNLMNNADKVEAAKEGWKFFVSDSASIVRATNATGFKYKKTGNDFLHAASLTVVSPDEKITRYLNGLYFLPLEWKLAIVEASKGQSGPTINKVLRFCYSYDPEGQTYVLNVTKISATLIMFIAFIFMLYLVVKPKRKTIN; encoded by the coding sequence ATGAGAGATTCGAAAAGGAATTTCAGTTTGGCAGGTATATTTATTTTTTTGTTTTTTGGTTTACTAAAGGTTAACGGACAGGCGGTAATTGATCCCGCTGCAACAGATAAGGACGTAGAAATTGGAATTGTAGAGCATCTGGATGAATTTTTACCCGACAGTATTTCCTTAATAAATGAAAAAGGAGAACAAGTGTGGTTGTCCGATTTGATCGACAAACCAACAATTCTAAACTTTGTATATTACCGGTGCCCCGGAATATGCAGTCCGCTTATGGAAGCCGTTGCCGGTGTAATGGATAAGTCAGATTTAACACCCGGCGACGAATATCAGGTATTAACCATAAGTTTTGATCCTTCCGAAACCATCGACCTTGGGATACGCAAAAAAGCAAATTACCTGAATTTGATGAACAATGCTGATAAAGTTGAAGCAGCCAAAGAAGGTTGGAAATTTTTTGTAAGTGACAGTGCAAGTATTGTTCGGGCTACAAATGCAACGGGATTTAAGTACAAAAAAACAGGAAATGACTTTTTGCATGCAGCATCACTGACTGTTGTCAGCCCTGATGAAAAAATTACCAGATATCTGAATGGATTGTATTTCCTTCCGCTGGAATGGAAGCTTGCTATTGTAGAAGCTTCGAAAGGACAATCAGGTCCGACCATAAACAAAGTACTCCGGTTTTGTTATTCCTACGATCCGGAAGGACAAACATATGTTTTAAATGTTACAAAAATAAGTGCAACACTAATAATGTTTATTGCTTTCATTTTTATGTTGTATCTTGTAGTAAAACCCAAAAGGAAAACGATAAATTAA